One window of the Rosa rugosa chromosome 3, drRosRugo1.1, whole genome shotgun sequence genome contains the following:
- the LOC133741303 gene encoding prunin 1 Pru du 6.0101-like has translation MRFLTHHSYFSLPYILYSPINTNSLLAASPQPTTSYLPLIITMAKHLALAFSLCSLILFHGCLASRQQSQFSQQNECQLNQIQAREPDNRIECEAGRIESWDYNQDDFQCAGVAVQRITIESNGLHLPSYTNTPRLVYVVQGRGHVGMVLPGCPETFEESEQSDEEQQGQQQQGQGQRGRQQQGRRQGQFGQQGQQGQQESFEQLDRHQRVRIVKEGDVIAVPAGVTCWTHNHGNQPLVFVSLFDMSNELNQLDQNPRKFYLAGNPQDEFNQQGQSQWGQQGQQGRGQQGRTRRQQQGNNNNNIFAGFDTQLLADALNIDQQTAQRLQGQNDNRPQIVRVQGRFDFVEPPRSQREERQMQGQQMQGQQGQYEQNGMEELFCHMQMKQNIGKPKMADVYSPQAGRISTLNSFSMPILRRLRLSAERGFFYNNAIYSPHWNLNAHEVYYVIRGSARVQVVNDNGETILDDQVRQGQVFIVPQNHAVLQKAMSNGYEYIAFKTDDNAMMNTMAGRTSVLRALPDVVLANAYKMDREQARNLKYNRQETVALSSSRSSRSQRSWWALDA, from the exons ATGAGATTCCTTACACATCATTCGTACTTCTCTCTCCCTTACATCCTCTACTCTCCTATAAATACCAACAGTCTACTCGCCGCTTCACCACAACCCACAACTAGCTATCTGCCACTGATCATCACTATGGCCAAGCATTTAGCTCTCGCTTTCTCTCTTTGCTCTCTTATTCTCTTCCACGGCTGCTTAGCCAGTCGCCAACAATCTCAGTTCAGCCAGCAAAATGAGTGCCAGCTGAACCAGATCCAAGCCCGCGAGCCCGACAACCGCATTGAGTGCGAAGCAGGTCGGATCGAGTCCTGGGACTACAACCAGGATGACTTCCAGTGCGCTGGTGTCGCCGTTCAGAGAATCACCATTGAGAGCAACGGCCTTCACTTGCCATCTTACACTAACACTCCACGACTAGTTTACGTCGTCCAAG GTAGGGGTCATGTAGGAATGGTGCTCCCTGGCTGTCCCGAGACTTTTGAAGAATCCGAGCAATCTGATGAGGAACAACAGGGCCAGCAACAACAAGGGCAAGGCCAACGAGGCCGCCAGCAGCAGGGACGCCGACAGGGACAATTCGGCCAGCAAGGCCAACAGGGACAACAAGAGAGCTTTGAGCAGCTAGACCGTCACCAGAGGGTCCGAATCGTCAAGGAAGGTGATGTCATTGCCGTCCCCGCCGGAGTCACCTGCTGGACTCACAACCACGGTAACCAACCTCTTGTTTTCGTCAGTCTTTTTGATATGAGCAACGAGCTCAACCAGCTTGACCAGAACCCAAGG AAATTTTATCTTGCTGGTAATCCACAAGATGAGTTCAACCAACAAGGCCAAAGCCAATGGGGACAACAAGGACAACAAGGCCGTGGACAACAAGGAAGGACCAGGCGCCAACAGCAgggaaacaacaacaacaacatctttgCCGGCTTCGACACACAGCTCCTCGCCGACGCTCTCAACATCGACCAACAGACCGCCCAGCGGCTCCAGGGACAGAACGACAACAGGCCACAGATTGTTAGGGTTCAGGGACGTTTCGACTTTGTCGAGCCACCACGGTCACAGAGGGAGGAAAGACAAATGCAAGGACAACAAATGCAGGGACAACAAGGACAGTATGAACAGAATGGCATGGAGGAGCTCTTCTGCCACATGCAGATGAAACAGAACATCGGCAAACCTAAAATGGCCGACGTCTACAGCCCGCAAGCCGGTCGCATCAGCACCCTCAATAGCTTCAGCATGCCTATTCTCAGGCGCCTCCGCCTGAGTGCCGAGAGAGGCTTCTTCTACAAC AACGCTATCTACAGCCCACACTGGAACTTGAACGCCCATGAAGTCTACTACGTCATCAGGGGCAGCGCTAGGGTTCAGGTGGTGAACGACAATGGCGAGACCATCTTGGACGACCAGGTCCGCCAGGGACAGGTCTTCATCGTGCCACAGAACCACGCCGTGTTGCAAAAGGCCATGAGCAACGGATACGAGTACATTGCCTTCAAGACCGATGACAATGCCATGATGAACACCATGGCTGGCAGGACCTCCGTCCTGCGGGCACTCCCTGACGTGGTCCTCGCCAACGCCTACAAGATGGACCGTGAGCAGGCAAGGAACCTCAAGTACAACAGGCAGGAGACCGTTGCTTTGAGTTCCTCAAGGTCTTCTCGGTCCCAGAGGAGCTGGTGGGCTCTTGATGCTTAA